The DNA window TCGTGCCGGCCGAGGACCCCGCTCAGCGGGCGGAGCTGACCCGTGGGCTGCTGCGGGAGCTGGTCAGACCCTAGCAGGGAGGTGGCCATGGACCCTAAGGGCAAGGTAGCGATAGTCACTGGCGGCGGCTCGGGCATAGGTCGGGCCACCGCACTGGCCCTGGCATCTGCCGGCGCTGCCGTGGTGGTGGCCGACGTGGACGAGGAGGGCGGACGCGAGACGGTGCGCCTCGTAGAGGATAAGGGCGGCCGCGCCGCCTTCGTGGCGGTGGACGTGACCCGCTGGGAGGACCTGGAGCGGATGGTAGCCTTCGCCGAAGAGACCTTCGGCGGTCTGGACATCCTGCACAACAATGCCGGCGTCACCACCGGACGCCCGCGTTTTCCCGAGACTCCCAGGCAGCAATGGGAGCGCACGCTGAACGTAGACCTGTGGTCCGTCATTGCCGGTGTGCAGGTGGCGGTGCCGGCCATGCGTCGTCGCGGGGGCGGCGTCATCGTCAACACCGCCTCCCTGGCGGGCATCATCGGCTACCAGCCCGACCCGGTCTACTGCGCTGCCAAGCACGGGGTGGTGGGGCTCACCCGCTCGCTGGTCTTCCTCAAGGACGAGGCCAACATACGGGTCAACTGCGTCTGTCCCGGTGTGGTGGACACGCCGCTAGTGTATCGCGGCCTGCAGGACCTGGAAGGCCCCGAGGCAGAGCAGTGGCGCGCCTATCTGCAGAACATGCCCAAGCTTAGGCCAGAGGAGGTGGCCGAGGCCGTCATGACCTTCGTGCGGGACGACTCCCTCGCTGGCGAGGCGATGGGCCTGCTGCCGGGAAGCGCGCCCAGGCTCATCCCGCCGCCCATCCAGCTACAGCGGGACCCATCGCAGCGACTGCGCTAGGCCTGCTCGCCCCGTAGCTGGGGCATGTTGGAGCGGTTGGCGACCTCCAGGCCGCGGCGGGCCAGGTTGATGGCCTGCTCTCCGACCAGTTCGAACCCCTCGCCCACCGTGCCACCTGCCAGGTAGCGGGCGTACATGTTCTCCAGGATGACCGCCAGCTTGAAGTGGGCCAGGACGATGTAGTAGTCCAGGTTCACCAGGTCACGGCCGCTCTTCTGGGCGTAGCGCTGGGCCACTTCTTCCCACGAAGGGAAGCCAGGCAGGGCTGTCAGGCCACCCGCTGCCACCCGCAGGGCGTCGTCCTCGCCCCGCGCCCAGTACATGCGTAGCATTCCCAGGTCTGCCAGGGGGTCGCCCAGGGTAGCCATCTCCCAGTCCAGGATGGCGATGATGTGGCCCTGCTCATCCAGAATGGCGTTGTCCAGCCTGTAGTCGCCGTGGACGATGGAATGGTCGCTCTCGGGCATGGTGAAGCTGTTGAGTCGGCGGCACAGCTCGTCCAGTTCCGGCACCTCTCGGTACTTGATGCGCTGCCACTGCTCGCTGAAACGCCTCACCTGCCGCGCCAGGTAGCCTTCGGGGCGACCGAAGTCCGAGAGGCCCACCTCATCGGGCCGAATGGCGTGCAGCTTGACCAGGTCGTCGATGAGCTCCTCGGCCATGCGGCGGCGCTGGGCCTCGTCGTAGCGGCGGGCCACCTCCTGGGGGTTGGAGGGCACGAAGCCGTCCACGAACTCCATGATGTAGAACTGGGCGCCGATGACCTCGGCATCGCCGCAGAAGGCCAGGGGCCGTGGCACCGGCACCTCCGTGTCCTTGAGGGCCGAGAGGACGCGGAACTCGCGGGCCATATCGTGGGCGGTGGGCTGAACGTGGGAGAGGGGCGGGCGCCTGAGCACCCAGGCGCGGCCATCGGGCGCTTCCAGCTTGTAGGTGAGGTTGGAGCGTCCGTGACCGATAAGCCGCGCCTCCAGGTCCTGGACCTCGGCCACGTTGGCCCGAAACCAAGCCACCAGGTTGTCCATCTTGATGCCGGGGACGTCCTTTCCCATGAGCGCACCTGCCTGCGCTGGCGTGCCTCTGTCGCGACGAGGCCACGACCATTATAATAGCGCCGATGATAGGCCTGAATACGGTCTCTGGACGGCTCCCATAAACGTTGCAGGAGGTGCAGCCATGGCCATCGATTTCACCCTGCCGCCGGACATCGAGGAGGTGCGCAGGAAGGTCCGCGCCTTCATCGATGGCGAAGTGACGCCGGTGGAAAGGGAGCTGCAGGACGCTCCCCGCGAGGAGTGGGTGAGGGCCATAGGCCGTCTGCGCCAGCGGGCGCGGGAGCAGGGCCTCTGGAACCCTCACCTGCCCCCCGAGTGGGGCGGCATGGGGCTGCGGCCGGTGGCCATGGCCTTCGTCCAGGCCGAGGCGGCCCGGGCCGGCATCGGCCCCTTCGTGCTCAACTGTCAGGCCCCCGACGAGCCCAATATGCAGACCCTCCTGCACTGGGGCACCGACGAGCAGAAGGAGAAGTACCTGCGCCCCCTGGCCGAGGGGCGCGTCCGCTCCTGCTTCGCCATGACCGAGCCGGAGGTGGCCGGCTCCGACCCCACCCTCATCCAGACGCGGGCGGTGCAGGAGGGCGATTACTGGGTCATCAACGGACACAAGTGGTTCGCTTCGGGCGCCAGGGGCGCCTCCTTCGCCATCGTCATCGCCTGCACCGACCCCGATGCCGACCCGCCCCAGGCCCGCAACTCGGCCTTCATCGTGGACATCCCCACCGAGGGCTGGGAGCTGGTTCGCACCATCAGCACCATGGGCGGCGAGGGGAATCACGGCGAAATCTACTTGCGCAACGTGCGGGTGCCGGCCGCCAACATGCTGGGCCCCCGCGGCCATGGGCACCTGCTGGGCCAGTTCCGCCTGGGCCACGGACGCCTGGCCCACTGCATGCGCTGGATCGGCCAGGCGGAGATGGCCCTGGAGATGATGGTCGACAGGGCCCTGAAGCGCTACGCCCACGGCTCCTACCTCTACGAGAAGCAGGCCATCCGCTGGATGATCGCCGAGTCGGCCATGGAGATCTACATCGCCAAGCTGATGGTGCTGCACTCGGCCTACAAGATCGAGCAGGGCCTGCCCTTCCGCCAGGAGGTGGCCATGGCCAAGGTCCACGTTGCCAACACCCTGTGGCGGGTCATCGACCGGGCCATCCAGGTCCACGGCGCCCTGGGCTACTCTACCGACACGCCCCTCGAGCGGATGATGCGGGGGGCCCGCGCTGCCCGCCTGGTGGACGGGGCCGACGAAGTCCACATGGACTTCATCGCCCGCCAGGTCATCGACGCCTTCCGCGAGAAGGGGTCCGTCAAGTCAGCCCTGGGCGACCTCCTGTAGACTTACCTCAGCGGCCGCTGAGGAGGTAGCGTCCCCTCACCCAGGCGCTGAAGGCGTCCATGGCCAAAGTCACGGCCAGGATCAGCAGGAGCAGGGTGGCCAGGCGAGTGTACTCCAGGCTCTGCAGGTAGATGTTGACATAAAACCCGATGCCGCCGGCGCCGGCGAAGCCCAGGATGGACGACGCCCGCACGTTGTATTCGAGCATGAACAGCAGCTGGCTGATGATGGCGTTGGCGCTCTCCGGCCACAGGACGAAGCGGGCCAGGTGCAGG is part of the Dehalococcoidia bacterium genome and encodes:
- a CDS encoding SDR family NAD(P)-dependent oxidoreductase; the protein is MDPKGKVAIVTGGGSGIGRATALALASAGAAVVVADVDEEGGRETVRLVEDKGGRAAFVAVDVTRWEDLERMVAFAEETFGGLDILHNNAGVTTGRPRFPETPRQQWERTLNVDLWSVIAGVQVAVPAMRRRGGGVIVNTASLAGIIGYQPDPVYCAAKHGVVGLTRSLVFLKDEANIRVNCVCPGVVDTPLVYRGLQDLEGPEAEQWRAYLQNMPKLRPEEVAEAVMTFVRDDSLAGEAMGLLPGSAPRLIPPPIQLQRDPSQRLR
- a CDS encoding phosphotransferase family protein yields the protein MGKDVPGIKMDNLVAWFRANVAEVQDLEARLIGHGRSNLTYKLEAPDGRAWVLRRPPLSHVQPTAHDMAREFRVLSALKDTEVPVPRPLAFCGDAEVIGAQFYIMEFVDGFVPSNPQEVARRYDEAQRRRMAEELIDDLVKLHAIRPDEVGLSDFGRPEGYLARQVRRFSEQWQRIKYREVPELDELCRRLNSFTMPESDHSIVHGDYRLDNAILDEQGHIIAILDWEMATLGDPLADLGMLRMYWARGEDDALRVAAGGLTALPGFPSWEEVAQRYAQKSGRDLVNLDYYIVLAHFKLAVILENMYARYLAGGTVGEGFELVGEQAINLARRGLEVANRSNMPQLRGEQA
- a CDS encoding acyl-CoA dehydrogenase family protein, giving the protein MAIDFTLPPDIEEVRRKVRAFIDGEVTPVERELQDAPREEWVRAIGRLRQRAREQGLWNPHLPPEWGGMGLRPVAMAFVQAEAARAGIGPFVLNCQAPDEPNMQTLLHWGTDEQKEKYLRPLAEGRVRSCFAMTEPEVAGSDPTLIQTRAVQEGDYWVINGHKWFASGARGASFAIVIACTDPDADPPQARNSAFIVDIPTEGWELVRTISTMGGEGNHGEIYLRNVRVPAANMLGPRGHGHLLGQFRLGHGRLAHCMRWIGQAEMALEMMVDRALKRYAHGSYLYEKQAIRWMIAESAMEIYIAKLMVLHSAYKIEQGLPFRQEVAMAKVHVANTLWRVIDRAIQVHGALGYSTDTPLERMMRGARAARLVDGADEVHMDFIARQVIDAFREKGSVKSALGDLL